Part of the Rhodococcus sp. OK302 genome is shown below.
ACTTGCCGACGGTGCTTCCGATATTGCAGCGCAGCAGTCCGGCATCCACACCGCATTCTTGTGGGGTGGCGTCATTTCCCTACTTGCGGTGGCAGGTTCGGTATTTATCAAGAAACCGGCAATAGTAGGGTAACCGGTCGGTTCGCACCTTATGATCTGTTTCTACACAGTGGTTATCAAGGTGGGAGTATCGAGTTATGACGGTTGTGACCAGGTCCGCGGGACTGGTGTTTTCGATGGCGGCCGCACTTGCGGTGGCAGTGCCCAGTGTCGCGGGTGCCGTCACTCCGACGGTGGTCGGGCCACCGCAGACTACCCGTCACGCGGCCACCGGATATGCCGAGGGACATCCGGATTTGGCCCCGGCGGGGTCCAACAATTTCGACTGCAAGCCCAGTGCTGCGCATCCGCGGCCGGTACTTCTCGCGCACGGAACCGATACGCAGGCCTACACCGATTGGGCGGCCGTTGCACCGGCACTCGCGGCTGACGGGTACTGCGTCTTCGCGCTCAACTACGGCAAAGATTCTGAAAAAGATACCTACGGCGTCGGCGATATCGTCTCCAGCGCCGGTGAATTCAGTGCATTCGTTGATCAGGTGCGATCAGCGACCGGGGCTGATCGCGTCGACGTCGTCGGGTATTCGCAAGGCGCAACCGTGACTCGGTACTACATCAACAAGCTCGGTGGATCACAGTTCGTCGACCAGTGGGTCGGGCTGGCGTCGCCCTCGTATGGGGGCGTGATGTTCGGACTCGTACCGATCATTCGTGCGATCCCTGGCGCCGACGAGTTTGTCCGGGACACCTTTTCCGTCGCTGTCAGTGAACAGATGGAGGGATCCGATCTGCTGCGCAGCCTCAACGACGGCGGTGACACGGTGCCGGGGGTGCATTACACCACCATCGGTTCGCGGGTCGACGAGATGATTCAGCCGTCCAGCAACATCGCCTTGCGGGGTCCCGGAGCGGAGAACATCGTCCTCCAGGACGTGTGCCCCCAGAACCTGACCGGTCACTTCCGGATGCCCTACGACCCGTACGTGATCGACATCATTCGTACGTCACTCGATCCGACTGCCGAGCGGCACGCATCATGCACGGCCGTACCGCTCGGCGCGGATATTCTGCAGGTGGTCATCGACTCGAACTCCTGAGGTCGGCTCGACCACTGCGGTCAATCTCGACTACTCAGCGAGTTTGGCCGCAGCCTGCGCCCACAGGAAAAACTTGTTGGTACCCAGATCGCGGACCGTCTTGATATTGAATGCAGCCTTCAAATGCTCTGCATCCGAATCACTTACGCCGTTCAAGGCTGCCACTGGCGCATCGGCCAAATCTTCGACGGACTTGCCTGCATATGCCTTGTCGAACTTGCTGTCGATGCCTGCCATGAAGTACCTCCGTGTGGTCGGTGCATGTGCTTCTTGCTTCTCGACGCCAAGTGGTGGCGACAGGGACAGTCAATACCGTCTAAGGGTGAATCTGCAGCGTTCTCACCAAAGAACTTGCTGAGAATTGTGTTCGATGTGCCGCGCGGTACAAACCGGCGGCAGCACTCCTTAGACTGACAGTTCCATCCACACAAACATTCGGGAGCGCTTTCGTGAGTTGCAGTCCACCACGTTCGATAGGCCAGCGGGCTGATCACAGTCTGACCAGCCCTGAGAATCGGGAGGGCTGACATGCGCGTCGTCTTCGCCGGAACCCCGGAACCTGCCGTTCCCTCACTGCGTCGACTCATCGAGTCGGCCAACCATGAGGTTGTTGCCGTAGTGACGCGTCCCGACGCCGTCGCCGGTCGTGGCCGTAAGGTCACCCGTTCGCCCATCGGACTGCTTGCCGACGAATACGGAATCCCCGTCTTGACGCCGGCAAAGGCGTCCGACCCCGAATTTGCGGCTGAACTCAAGAGTTTCGAACCGGATTGCGCACCTGTCGTGGCGTACGGAAACCTGCTGCCACAGAGCATTCTCGACATACCGAAATTCGGCTGGGTCAACCTGCACTTCTCACTGCTTCCCGCCTGGCGCGGCGCCGCGCCGGTGCAGGCAGCGATCAGTGCCGGCGACGAAGTGACCGGCGCGAGCGCGTTTCGCCTCGAAGCCGGTATGGATACCGGCCCGGTCTACGGAGTGATGACGGAACGTATCCGCGACACCGACACTGCGGGCGATCTGCTCGGGCGTCTGGCCGCAGGCGGAGCTGGCCTGCTCGAATCCGTGCTGGACGCTATCGAAGCCGGTGAGATCAACGCGGTTCCGCAATCCGTCGACGGCGTTTCCTACGCTCCGAAGGTAACTGTCGACGCGGCTCGCGTGCGCTGGAACTTTCCCGCCCTGACGGTGGACCGCCACATTCGGGCTGTCACGCCGGCTCCCGGTGCCTGGACGATGATCGGCGACCTCCGGGTCAAAGTCGGACCCGTCACGGTAACGGACGAGGTGTTGGA
Proteins encoded:
- a CDS encoding esterase/lipase family protein, translated to MTVVTRSAGLVFSMAAALAVAVPSVAGAVTPTVVGPPQTTRHAATGYAEGHPDLAPAGSNNFDCKPSAAHPRPVLLAHGTDTQAYTDWAAVAPALAADGYCVFALNYGKDSEKDTYGVGDIVSSAGEFSAFVDQVRSATGADRVDVVGYSQGATVTRYYINKLGGSQFVDQWVGLASPSYGGVMFGLVPIIRAIPGADEFVRDTFSVAVSEQMEGSDLLRSLNDGGDTVPGVHYTTIGSRVDEMIQPSSNIALRGPGAENIVLQDVCPQNLTGHFRMPYDPYVIDIIRTSLDPTAERHASCTAVPLGADILQVVIDSNS
- the fmt gene encoding methionyl-tRNA formyltransferase, which gives rise to MRVVFAGTPEPAVPSLRRLIESANHEVVAVVTRPDAVAGRGRKVTRSPIGLLADEYGIPVLTPAKASDPEFAAELKSFEPDCAPVVAYGNLLPQSILDIPKFGWVNLHFSLLPAWRGAAPVQAAISAGDEVTGASAFRLEAGMDTGPVYGVMTERIRDTDTAGDLLGRLAAGGAGLLESVLDAIEAGEINAVPQSVDGVSYAPKVTVDAARVRWNFPALTVDRHIRAVTPAPGAWTMIGDLRVKVGPVTVTDEVLDVGEIAVRKDGLYIGTATTAVRLGQIQPPGKKLMSAGDWARGARLDAEVKAA